Within the Agromyces atrinae genome, the region AGGCGGTCCCGATACGACGCTGGGCTTCAGCCGTGAGGCTGCTGCGCAGCTCGCGGCCATCGATGCCGGAATCTCTGCCGAGGAGCAGGAGGCCATCGCGGCCCTGCCGACCGGTTCGGCGCTCCTGATCGCCCGCCGCGGTCCGGGTGCGGGTTCGCGCTTCCTCCTCGACACCGACGTCACGACCGTGGGTCGTCACCCGAACGCCGACATCTTCCTCGACGACGTGACGGTCTCGCGCAAGCACGCCGAGTTCCACCGTCACGGCACCGCGTTCGAGGTCCGCGACCTCACGTCGCTGAACGGCACCTACTTCGACGGGGTCCGTATCGACACCGCCCTCCTGAGCGACGGCGCCGAGGTCCAGGTCGGCAAGTTCCGACTCACCTTCTACGCCTCGCGGCACGACCTGGCAGTGCAGGCGAGCGAATAGTGGCGGGTGCCGCTGCCGAATCCCGCGGCCACGCGCCCCTTCTGAGCATCGGACAGGTGCTCGCCCGGTTGAGCCCGGATTACCCCGAGCTCACGCCGTCGAAACTGCGCTTCCTCGAGGAGCAGGGCCTCATCACGCCGGCGCGCACCGAATCGGGCTACCGCAAGTTCTGCGAGGCCGACCTCGAACGGCTACGACTCATCCTGTCGCTCCAGCGTGACCACTACCTTCCGCTCAAGGTCATCCGTGCCTACGTCACC harbors:
- a CDS encoding FHA domain-containing protein — encoded protein: MGFSREAAAQLAAIDAGISAEEQEAIAALPTGSALLIARRGPGAGSRFLLDTDVTTVGRHPNADIFLDDVTVSRKHAEFHRHGTAFEVRDLTSLNGTYFDGVRIDTALLSDGAEVQVGKFRLTFYASRHDLAVQASE